CCTGGTACATATATACAATATGGTCACCGCTTTCCATCACCGTGTTCATATCGTGCGTATTGATCACCGTAGTAATATTATATTCTACAGTTAATTCTTTGATCAGTTTGTCGATGAGGAGAGATGTCTGCGGATCCAGACCGGAATTTGGTTCATCACAAAAGAGGTACTTGGGGTTGAGTACGATGGCGCGGGCAATACCCACCCGCTTTTTCATACCACCACTTATTTCAGCGGGGAATTTTTTGGCCGCGTCTTTCAGTTGTACACGTTCCAGACATTCGGCCACCCGTTTTTTCTTATCTCTCAGGGTGCCGGTACCAAACATATCCAGCGGAAACATGACGTTCTGTTCTACCGTCATACTATCAAAGAGGGCAGAGCCCTGGAAGAGCATACCTATCTGCTGGCGTACTTCTTTCTTCTCTTTGATATCCATAGCGGTGAAATCATGATTATCATACAGGATCTTGCCACTGTTTATTTCCATCAAACCCACGATGCATTTCATCATCACGGTTTTACCGCTGCCACTGGAACCGATGATCAGGTTTACCTTACCGGATTCCATTACTGCCGATACGCCTTTCAATATCTCCTTATCACCGAAGCTCTTTGTTATGTCTTGCAGTTCAATCATGATTTACAGTAATATTGCCGTTAATGCGTAGTCCATAAATAATATCAGTACGCAGCTCACCACCACGGCGGTCGTGCTGGCCTTACCTATTTCCAGTGCGCCCCCTTTTACATTATAACCGTAATAGGCGGATACACTGGCAATGATAAATCCGAAGGTATATGATTTGGCCATCGCAAAAAATACGTTGTACGCTCTGAAGTCCTGCCGGAGTCCCTGTATAAACTGTTCTTCAGAAATGATGCCTGACAATACCCCTGCTTCCTTGCCACCCCATATACCGAGGAAGCCGGCGATAGCCACCAGTAACGGTATCATCAGCACAGCAGCCAATATTTTAGGCAGGATCAGGTATCCTTTGGTATTGATCCCCATAATTTCCAGGGCGTCAATCTGTTCTGAAATACGCATATTCCCCAGCTCCGACGCTATTTTTGAACCAATCACCCCTGCCAGTACAATACAGGTAAGCGTTGGTGCAAATTCAAGAATGATGGTATCCCGTACCACCTGCGCGATGGTACTCTTGGGAATAATAGGACTTACCAGCTGATAAGCAGTTTGCAGGGTAGTTACACCTCCCATAAACAGGGAAATAATAAAGACTATCCCAAACGACCCTACGCCAATATCAACACACTGCTGCATAAACTGTTTCCAGTACAACCGCATGTTTTCCGGCCGGGAAAACATGCCTTTAAGCATGAGCAGAAAGTTTCCGAAATGATAGAAGAATTTGAACTCCATAGCTGACCAAAGATATGAATGATTTTGCCAATCATATCCGAATTTAAGATTTTAAACAGGGGGTTATCTCAAACTACTTACCAACAAACGCTTCAAACTGCGCTCAATAATTTCGCCCATCGTTTTGCAACGGGAGAAAACGGCATCATGATAATATTCCGCTAACTCATCTCCCAACTGCTGAATTTTTTCGGGAAAGGAAACCCTGTCGGTCATGATCACATCGCGGAGGTCCTTGATCCGGTGGCGCTGTACTTTGATACGACGGGCAATAACCGCCCGCTCTTCCTGCTGGTACTGCTTTACTACTTCTGCATTCAGGTGCTTAATCGCCAATTCTACAAACACCCTGTTCTCCTTAAAAAACTGTGGCATATAAAGCGTGCGTTTGCCTTCGTAAAACTGCTGATCAAAATCTATCGCCCGGATGTGGAATTGCACGTCATCAAAATCGGGGGTGATGTCTATAATAAAATTATAGGACCGCATATCTCCCAACAGTCTTACAAAACAGCGTTCATTGAATTTCACAAATTCTTTGGCAATACGTTTCGGGTTAAAATCCAGCCGGTCCAGATAATGAAGAATGAACTGGTCGCCAGGCACCCCGGCGATGTGTTCTTCTACCAGGGTATTGCCATCTACCAGGAAGTTCATCCAGTAAGGAGACAGGATATGCTCCAGCTCCAGGCCATAGATGCGGGATGCATCGGCCACCTTGATATAAAAGTAATCGTATACTTCGTTGTAATTATTGACGATCTTGATCCGGAAAGGATGCGAGTTTCCAAAAGTGCAGTAATCGATGCGTTCAATATGCAGGTGCTCTTCTGCGGTCTGGTCGCCACCGGCTTTCAGAATGGAGTAGATACGTTTCAAACCTGCATGAATAGGCCCCATCATGCTTTGCGGGTAAAATACGGTTTCCCATAAAGTATCCTTCCCGTCTTTATCATAAACAGAAATGGCATGGTCGTAATAACGCAGCTCCTGGTATGATAAAGGCAATTTCACTTCCCGCTCATATAATTTGAGATAATTACGGAAAGCCTGGTTAATAGGAAAGAATATTTTTTTCCGGGAGATCGTTTGCATGAAGCAAAAATAAAGCTTTACAAATTACATTATTTTTTCTTTCCTTTCTGCGCTACCTCTGCACGGCAGCATTTCTCCTGGGCATCCACCACCGCAATGTTTACCACGTTGACAATCTGTCTTACCGTACTACCTAACTGCAGAATATGCACCGGTTTCTTCATCCCTAATAATATAGGTCCGATAGCATCAAAGCCTGCCACTTCCTGTAACAGGTTATAAGCCACATTACCCGCTGTAAGATTAGGGAAGATGAGGGTGTTTACTTCTTCTTCCATCAACTCGGTAAACGGATAGTTATCTTTCAGAATTTCCTTGTTAAAGGCCATCGCTGCCTGGATTTCACCATCTACAATGAGAGAAGGGTCACGCTGTTTTACGATTTCACGGGCCTTGCTCACCAGCTGCGCTTCCGGCGTTGGACTGGAACCGAAGTTAGAGTAAGACAACATGGCAATACGCGGTGTGATATTAAAATGCTTTACTTCTTTGGCCACCATCAGCGTAATATCTGCCAGTTCCTCCGCAGTAGGGTTGAAATTTACAGTGGTGTCAGCCAGGAACAACGGACCACGTTTGGTATTGATGATATACATACCAGCTACCCGCTTCGCCCCTTCTTCCATACCAATTACCTGCAGGGCAGGACGGATTGTATCCGGATACTTACGGGTAAGACCGGAAATCAATGCATCTGCTTCCCCTGTTTCCACCATCATACAACCGAAGTAGTTACGCTCCCGCATGATCTTTTTTGCTTCATACAGGTTGAATCCTTTACGCTTACGCTTTTCAAAGAAAAGCTCGCCAAAGTGATGGCGCTTCGCCTGCATCTCATCACTCTTGGGATCAATGATAACAGCATCATCCATCTCAATGGAGTTTTCCAGCATCAGTTGACGGATGCGTATTTCATTACCCAACAGAATAGGATGCGCAATGCCTTCATCACTCACTACCTGTGCGGCTTTCAGGATCTTGATATTATCAGCTTCCGCAAATACCACCTTGCGTGGATCACGGCGCGCTTTGGTACCAATTACCCTGAACAGCTGATTATCCAATCCCAGGCGGCTGTTCAGCTCTTGTTTGTAAGCCTCCCAGTCTGTAATTGGATTAGCCGCTACGCCACTATCCATCGCAGCTTTTGCAACGGCAGGCGCTACAGTACTCAACAGACGCGGGTCCAGCGGTTTAGGAATGATATATTTAGGACCAAAACTGATGCTCCTTTCATTATAAGCCATGTTCACAATATCAGGCACCGGGGATTTGGCCAGATCGGCCAACGCCCTTACAGCAGCCAGTTTCATGGCCTCATTAATCTGTGTAGCCCTTACGTCCAGTGCGCCACGGAAAATGTAAGGAAAGCCCAGTACGTTGTTCACCTGGTTAGGATAGTCAGAACGGCCTGTAGCCATAATGATATCCGGGCGTGCCGCAATAGCAGTATCGTAAGCAATTTCCGGATCCGGATTAGCCATGGCAAATACAACAGGGTGCTTGGCCATACTCCTGATCATTTCCTGGGTAATCACATTACCTACAGAAAGACCCAGGAATACATCCGCACCTTTCATTGCTTCCGCCAGATTTTTTACTTTTGAACTGGTTGCAAACTGCATGTGCATATCTGTAAGATCGGTACGTGATTTATTCAATACGCCGTCCTTATCAAACATGATGAAGTTTTCAGGCTTTGCACCCAATGCTACGTATAGCTTCACACAGGCCATGGCAGCGGCGCCTGCGCCATTCACCACCAGCTTAACTTTTTCTATTTTCTTTTTAACAAGTTCCAGTGCATTCAACAGTGCAGCGCCCGAAATGATGGCGGTACCATGCTGATCATCATGCATCACCGGGATTTTCAATTCCTTGCGCAACCGCTCTTCAATTTCAAAGCATTCAGGGCTTTTTATATCCTCCAGGTTGATGCCGCCAAAAGTAGGCTCCAGGGCTTTTACCGCAGCAACGAAGCTGTCGGGATCCATGGTATTCAGTTCAATATCAAATACGTCGATATCCGCAAATATTTTGAATAATACCGCTTTACCTTCCATGACCGGTTTACTGGCTTCCGGACCAATATTTCCCAGCCCCAATACGGCGGTACCATTACTGATAACACCCACAAGGTTTCCTTTTGCGGTATATTTATAAACGTTTTCTACGTCATTGAAAATTTCTTTGCAAGGTTCAGCTACACCAGGAGAATAGGCGAGAGAGAGATCCCATTGTGTTTTTGTGTCTTTTGTAGGTACTACTTCAATTTTACCCGGCCTCCCCATTGCATGATAGTCCAATGCATCCTGCTTATTCAGTTTTCTTGCCATATAAATATAAAGATTGTTATTGGGCCTGCAATATACGAAGTATTGCGGGATGCCTCCCTACCAAAATAGTCCGATTCCTATCAGATATTGCGCGTTTCAACCACTAAATTTACTTACTTTTACGGCATTAAACATTCATTAATATCATGATACAACGCATCCAGAGTCTTTATTTGCTGTTGGCTGGCGGTGCAGGCGTCGCCGCCCTGTTTTACAACATGTGGAAAGCCAAATTAAACACCGGCACTGAAACGTATGTGAATGCGTCCAGCAACTACCTCCTGTTTGTCCTTTACGTCATCATTATACTGCTGGCGGCGATATGCATCTTCCTCTTTAAAAAGCGTAAAGTGCAGTTCCGCCTGACTATCTTCAACATCCTGTTTACGGTAGCTGCATTGGCATACCAGTATTATGTGGTACAGGAAACGGCTAACAAACTGGCCAGTGGCGGCAACAGCATCGTTTCTGCTTCTTATCTCCCCGCATCTTTCTTACCTATCCTGATCATCATTTTCTTATTTCTTGCTGCAAGAGGAATTTTTAAAGATGAGAAACTGATTAAGTCATTGGATAGACTCAGATAATTAAGATTTTTTGATTTTTTGATTTTTTGATTTACGAATTTAGGGATTTGAAATGCAGCGGATATTTATGCTGCATTTCAAATCCCTAAATTCGTAAATCAAAAAATTTAAATATATTCCCCAGTATAGCTTCCCTTCACATTCTTCAATCCGTCCGGTTCGCCGGCATATAGCAGGTTGCCACCACCAGCACCACCTTCCGGTCCAAGATCTATGAGCCAGTCGGCACTGCGGATTACGTCTAAGTTGTGTTCAATAACCAGTACGGTATGTCCCTGATTGATCAATGCATTGAAGGAGTTGAGCAGCTTTTTAATATCATGAAAATGTAGTCCGGTAGTAGGCTCATCGAAGATGAACATGATATGCCCCTGCGCTTTACCCTTGCCCAGGAACGATGCCAGCTTTACACGCTGCGCTTCGCCACCACTCAGGGTATCACTACTTTGACCCAATTTTATATATCCTAATCCTACTTCACTGAGCGGACGTATTTTATTGCACACATCTTTTTCATCTTTGAAAAAATCCAGTGCTTCATCAACACTCAGTTCCAGTACATCATAAATATTTTTCCCTTTGTAGGTTACTTCCAGCACTTCGTCCTTAAACCTCTTACCACCACAGCTTTCACAAAGCAGGTGTACATCTGCGAGAAACTGCATTTCTACTACCACTTCCCCTTCTCCCTTACAGGCATCACAGCGGCCACCATCTACGTTGAAAGAAAAATGTTTTGGCAGGAAGCCGCGCATTTTGCTCAACGGTTGTTTAGAATACAGATCCCTTATTTCATCATACGCTTTGATGTAGGTAACAGGATTGGAACGGGATGATTTACCGATAGGATTCTGATCAATCATTTCTATCTGTGTAATATCATCTATTGCACCCGTCATTGCTTTATGATAACCCACTCTTTCTGCAAATTCACCTTTCAGTTTCATGAGTGCCGGGTAGAGGATCTGCTTTACCAGCGTGGTTTTCCCGGACCCACTCACACCTGTTACTACTGTCAGTACTTCTAACGGAAAATCTACTGTTATATCTTTCAGGTTATGTTGCCGGCAACCTTCGAGCGTGATGGCTTTCTTCCACTTGCGTAATTTCAAAGGAGGATCGATACGCAGGTTGCCGCTGAGATACTTACCGGTAAGACTTTTACCATCCGTCAGTATCTCCGGGTAGGTACCGGCAAAGATCACTTCACCACCGAGGTGACTGGCCAATGGTCCCATGTCGATGATGTAATCTGCTTCTTCCATCATCTGTTCATCATGTTCTACCACCACTACGGTATTACCCAGGTCGCGCAGCTCTTTTAATACCCTGATCAACCGGTGTGTATCGCGCGCATGCAAACCGATACTTGGTTCATCCAGGATATACATGGAATTGGTGAGGTTACTACCCAGGGTACGTGTCAGCTGTATACGCTGACTCTCGCCACCACTCAGAGTATTAGCCACACGGTTTAAGGTAAGATAACCTAAGCCTACATCCATCAATGTTTTTAGCCGGTGATTTATTTCAAAGAGAATACGTTTGGCAATCTGCTGATCGTATTCATTCAGTTCCAGTTTTGTGAACCATACCTGCAGGTTTTCCACCGGCATATCTACAAGGTCGGCAATGTTGCAGCCACCTACTTTAATGTATAATGCTTCTTTACGTAAACGCCCGCCACCACATTCGGGGCAGATAGTGCGACCGCGATAACGCGCTTGTAATACACGGTACTGCACCTTGTAGAGGTTTTGCTCTACCATTTTGAAGAACTCATTCAGTCCATAGAAATGTTCGTTGCCGGTCCATAGCAACTTCACCTGTTCATCTGTAAGATCTGCTATGGGCTTGTGTACGGGGAATCCGAATTTGCGCGATGCTTTTATCAGTGCTTCTTTGTATTCGCCCATCTTCTCTCCTCTCCAGGGCGCCACTGCGCCTTCAAATACACTCAGCCGCTTATCTGGTATTACCAGGTCGGCATCAATACCCAATACCTGGCCAAACCCTTCGCAGGAAGGGCAAGCACCATAGGGGTTATTGAAAGAGAACAGGTTTGGAACAGGTTCTTCAAACTGGATACCATCCAGTTCAAAACGATTGGCAAAATGGTTCATCGGTTTGCCGTCTACTTCCAGATAACAGTCGCCTTCACTTTCATAGAAAGCTGTTTGTACGCTGTCGGCAATACGATGCTGGTCATCTTCCTCAAAATCTTTTACTACGAGTCTGTCTATCAGTACCCAGGCATCTTCTGGTACTGCCGGTTTTTTTTGTTCCTGTAATTCTTCAATGCGCAATAATCCGGTACCTTCCGCGGAGGGCGAATAAAGCCTTGAAAATCCTTTCTGCATCAGGATATTCAGTTCCTCTTTCACATCCCTTTTAGCGTGACGGCGGAAAGGCACCAGCAGCAATACTTTGCTGCCGTGTTTCAATTTCACGATAAAATCCACCACATCACTTACTTCATGCTTTTTCACCAGTTGCCCCGAAACAGGAGAATAGGTTTTACCCACGCGGCCAAACAGGAGGCGGAGGTAATCATATATTTCCGTCATAGAACCCACGGTAGACCGGGGGGTGCGGGTGATCACCTTTTGCTCAATAGCTATAGCCGGGCAAATACCTTTTATATAGTCTACATCCGGCTTGTTCATCCGCATGAGAAACTGCCGGGCATAAGAACTGAGACTTTCCGCATAGCGGCGTTGCCCTTCGGCATACAAGGTATCCATGGTCAGGGAAGATTTTCCCGAACCGGACACGCCCGTAACCACTACTAGTTTACTACGGGGGATAGAGACACTTACATTCTTCAGGTTATGTACCCTTGCGCCTTTTATAAAAATATGGTCCTGTGGGCTAACCCGCTGAGGATCAATTACGGTTTCCTTCTTTTTAACTTTTGTAGCCATGACAGAACAAATTTAAGGGAAAAGCTGTTAGCTATATATGATTAAGTTTTAGGAGAGAAGGGTCGGTTATACATTTCTTTAATCCGCCAAAAGTCAATATCAAAAGGCTAAAAGCCCAAAAACCACAGCTAATTATTATTTGTTTTATTGAACTAATCTTTTATATTTGCATAGCACCTGTTCTATACCTTATAATAACTAACAATATCATTCACTTAAAAAATTGCTCATTATCGTATAAACTCTACTTAAAAAAAACAACCAAGTGGCTGTAAAGTCCGTATTTATTTACTAACCCGTCTAGTTGTAGAAGTTTATGCAAATAATGTACAAATTGTGTGATGAGCAGTTAATCACCCTCTTTAAGAAGGGACATACTTCAGCATTGGAGGAATTGGTTCACCGCCATAAGGATAAAGTATTTACATCTATCTTATTACTCGTTAAGGATTCCTTTCTGGCAGAAGACATCTTCCAGGACACTTTCATCAAAATTATTGACACCATCCGGGCAGAACGTTACACGGAAAAAGGAAAGTTTTTACCGTGGGCCATGCGCATAGCGCATAACCTTTGCGTGGATCATTTCAGGAAGATCAAGCGTACGCCAATGATCAAAACCGGCGACGATAAAGATATATTCGATGTGCTTGGATTCAGTGATAGTTGTATAGAGGAAAAAATTATTACCCGGCAAAGCCACGACCGTGTCCGCAGAATGCTGGACATGTTACCGGAGGAACAACGTGAAGTAATTATCCTGCGCCACTATGCCGAATTAAGTTTCAAAGAAATTGCAGATCTCACGCAAGTGAGCATCAATACAGCATTAGGTCGGATGCGATATGGTCTGATCAATCTCCGCAAAATGATGACGGAGAAGCAAATTTGTCTATGAACGACCCTTTTTTTTGCTTGCCAGCAGCGGGCGGCCGGATGTAATGTCCGACCGCTCGTTATTTTAAGCAGGTCCATCTCCCTGTATTAAGCTTTCTCTACAATCATCGCTGCTCCCTGTCCCACGCCTACACACATGGTAGCAAGGCCGTATCTTGTTTCAGGCCGGCGCTTCATTTCATGCAATAAAGTAGTTAAGATTCTTGCACCGCTACAACCCAGCGGGTGACCGATAGCAATAGAGCCACCGTTTACATTGACGATTTCCGGATTAATGCCCAGATCGCGCATACAGGCGAGTGACTGGGAGGCAAATGCCTCATTCAGCTCTGCCAGGTGCAACTGGTTTACGGTCAGTCCTGCGCGGCGCAATGCCTTCTGTGAGGCAGGTACAGGGCCTATTCCCATAATGGAAGGATCTACGCCGGCTACTGCCATAGACCTGATGATCGCCAGCGGTTGCAGGTTAAATTGTTTCAATGCCTTTTCAGATACCACCAATACAGCGGCAGCGCCGTCGTTGATACCGGAAGAATTACCCGCTGTTACCGTTCCGTCTTTTGCAAATGCGGGTCTCAGCCCTGCAAGCTTTTCCAGCGTAGTTTCCCGCGGATGTTCATCTCTCGAAAATAATACCTGCTCTTCTTTATTGGGCGTAATGGGTACCGGAATAATCTCCGCGCCCCACCGACCGGCATCCAGGGCCTGACGGTAGCGGGTCTGACTGCGAAATGCAAACAAATCCTGTTCCTCCCGGCTTATATTCCACTGCCTGGCAACATTTTCTGCGGTTTCACCCATGGAATACGGGTAGTACATGTCCGCCAGCTTTTTATTGGTAAAACGCCAGCCGATAGTGGAGTCAAAGATCTCCGCCTTGCGGCTGAAAGCCCCTTCCGATTTACCCATTACCAGCGGCGCACGGGTCATGCTTTCCACGCCACCAGCCAGGTATACATCTCCTTCACCACACATCACTGCACGGGCAACATCCATCACGGCCTGCATACCTGAAGCACATAACCGGTTCACGGTGTTGCCAGCCACGGTAACCGGCAAACCAGCCAGTAAAGCGGCCATCCGGGCTACATCCCTGTTATCTTCTCCTGCCTGGTTGGCTGCTCCCGCAATCACATCTTCAATAACAGCAGGGTCCAGGGAGGGATTCCTTTTTAATAATGCTTTAATCAGATGCGCCAGCATATCATCCGGACGAATGGTGCTTAATGCACCCCCATAACGGCCGATAGGCGTACGTACCACATCTACTATGTAAGCAACTTGCAT
The Chitinophaga sp. MM2321 DNA segment above includes these coding regions:
- a CDS encoding sigma-70 family RNA polymerase sigma factor, yielding MYKLCDEQLITLFKKGHTSALEELVHRHKDKVFTSILLLVKDSFLAEDIFQDTFIKIIDTIRAERYTEKGKFLPWAMRIAHNLCVDHFRKIKRTPMIKTGDDKDIFDVLGFSDSCIEEKIITRQSHDRVRRMLDMLPEEQREVIILRHYAELSFKEIADLTQVSINTALGRMRYGLINLRKMMTEKQICL
- a CDS encoding acetyl-CoA C-acyltransferase — its product is MQVAYIVDVVRTPIGRYGGALSTIRPDDMLAHLIKALLKRNPSLDPAVIEDVIAGAANQAGEDNRDVARMAALLAGLPVTVAGNTVNRLCASGMQAVMDVARAVMCGEGDVYLAGGVESMTRAPLVMGKSEGAFSRKAEIFDSTIGWRFTNKKLADMYYPYSMGETAENVARQWNISREEQDLFAFRSQTRYRQALDAGRWGAEIIPVPITPNKEEQVLFSRDEHPRETTLEKLAGLRPAFAKDGTVTAGNSSGINDGAAAVLVVSEKALKQFNLQPLAIIRSMAVAGVDPSIMGIGPVPASQKALRRAGLTVNQLHLAELNEAFASQSLACMRDLGINPEIVNVNGGSIAIGHPLGCSGARILTTLLHEMKRRPETRYGLATMCVGVGQGAAMIVEKA
- a CDS encoding DUF4293 domain-containing protein yields the protein MIQRIQSLYLLLAGGAGVAALFYNMWKAKLNTGTETYVNASSNYLLFVLYVIIILLAAICIFLFKKRKVQFRLTIFNILFTVAALAYQYYVVQETANKLASGGNSIVSASYLPASFLPILIIIFLFLAARGIFKDEKLIKSLDRLR
- a CDS encoding NADP-dependent malic enzyme → MARKLNKQDALDYHAMGRPGKIEVVPTKDTKTQWDLSLAYSPGVAEPCKEIFNDVENVYKYTAKGNLVGVISNGTAVLGLGNIGPEASKPVMEGKAVLFKIFADIDVFDIELNTMDPDSFVAAVKALEPTFGGINLEDIKSPECFEIEERLRKELKIPVMHDDQHGTAIISGAALLNALELVKKKIEKVKLVVNGAGAAAMACVKLYVALGAKPENFIMFDKDGVLNKSRTDLTDMHMQFATSSKVKNLAEAMKGADVFLGLSVGNVITQEMIRSMAKHPVVFAMANPDPEIAYDTAIAARPDIIMATGRSDYPNQVNNVLGFPYIFRGALDVRATQINEAMKLAAVRALADLAKSPVPDIVNMAYNERSISFGPKYIIPKPLDPRLLSTVAPAVAKAAMDSGVAANPITDWEAYKQELNSRLGLDNQLFRVIGTKARRDPRKVVFAEADNIKILKAAQVVSDEGIAHPILLGNEIRIRQLMLENSIEMDDAVIIDPKSDEMQAKRHHFGELFFEKRKRKGFNLYEAKKIMRERNYFGCMMVETGEADALISGLTRKYPDTIRPALQVIGMEEGAKRVAGMYIINTKRGPLFLADTTVNFNPTAEELADITLMVAKEVKHFNITPRIAMLSYSNFGSSPTPEAQLVSKAREIVKQRDPSLIVDGEIQAAMAFNKEILKDNYPFTELMEEEVNTLIFPNLTAGNVAYNLLQEVAGFDAIGPILLGMKKPVHILQLGSTVRQIVNVVNIAVVDAQEKCCRAEVAQKGKKK
- a CDS encoding ABC transporter permease; protein product: MEFKFFYHFGNFLLMLKGMFSRPENMRLYWKQFMQQCVDIGVGSFGIVFIISLFMGGVTTLQTAYQLVSPIIPKSTIAQVVRDTIILEFAPTLTCIVLAGVIGSKIASELGNMRISEQIDALEIMGINTKGYLILPKILAAVLMIPLLVAIAGFLGIWGGKEAGVLSGIISEEQFIQGLRQDFRAYNVFFAMAKSYTFGFIIASVSAYYGYNVKGGALEIGKASTTAVVVSCVLILFMDYALTAILL
- the uvrA gene encoding excinuclease ABC subunit UvrA; its protein translation is MATKVKKKETVIDPQRVSPQDHIFIKGARVHNLKNVSVSIPRSKLVVVTGVSGSGKSSLTMDTLYAEGQRRYAESLSSYARQFLMRMNKPDVDYIKGICPAIAIEQKVITRTPRSTVGSMTEIYDYLRLLFGRVGKTYSPVSGQLVKKHEVSDVVDFIVKLKHGSKVLLLVPFRRHAKRDVKEELNILMQKGFSRLYSPSAEGTGLLRIEELQEQKKPAVPEDAWVLIDRLVVKDFEEDDQHRIADSVQTAFYESEGDCYLEVDGKPMNHFANRFELDGIQFEEPVPNLFSFNNPYGACPSCEGFGQVLGIDADLVIPDKRLSVFEGAVAPWRGEKMGEYKEALIKASRKFGFPVHKPIADLTDEQVKLLWTGNEHFYGLNEFFKMVEQNLYKVQYRVLQARYRGRTICPECGGGRLRKEALYIKVGGCNIADLVDMPVENLQVWFTKLELNEYDQQIAKRILFEINHRLKTLMDVGLGYLTLNRVANTLSGGESQRIQLTRTLGSNLTNSMYILDEPSIGLHARDTHRLIRVLKELRDLGNTVVVVEHDEQMMEEADYIIDMGPLASHLGGEVIFAGTYPEILTDGKSLTGKYLSGNLRIDPPLKLRKWKKAITLEGCRQHNLKDITVDFPLEVLTVVTGVSGSGKTTLVKQILYPALMKLKGEFAERVGYHKAMTGAIDDITQIEMIDQNPIGKSSRSNPVTYIKAYDEIRDLYSKQPLSKMRGFLPKHFSFNVDGGRCDACKGEGEVVVEMQFLADVHLLCESCGGKRFKDEVLEVTYKGKNIYDVLELSVDEALDFFKDEKDVCNKIRPLSEVGLGYIKLGQSSDTLSGGEAQRVKLASFLGKGKAQGHIMFIFDEPTTGLHFHDIKKLLNSFNALINQGHTVLVIEHNLDVIRSADWLIDLGPEGGAGGGNLLYAGEPDGLKNVKGSYTGEYI
- a CDS encoding ATP-binding cassette domain-containing protein; the encoded protein is MIELQDITKSFGDKEILKGVSAVMESGKVNLIIGSSGSGKTVMMKCIVGLMEINSGKILYDNHDFTAMDIKEKKEVRQQIGMLFQGSALFDSMTVEQNVMFPLDMFGTGTLRDKKKRVAECLERVQLKDAAKKFPAEISGGMKKRVGIARAIVLNPKYLFCDEPNSGLDPQTSLLIDKLIKELTVEYNITTVINTHDMNTVMESGDHIVYMYQGQKQWEGSNKDIVFSNDQQLNDFIFASEFLREAKEMRQLDMFKDNKWRDQLKKDGE